A genomic window from bacterium includes:
- a CDS encoding protein kinase, with translation MGEVYLAVDSKLDRKVALKFLPAQMTAQPDARARFLQEARAASALNHPNVCTIYDIQEHDGQMFIVMEYVEGQTLRERKQQFTLKQVVEIGVQAADGLAAAHEKGIVHRDIKTENIMIRKDGIVQIMDFGLAKLHGASRLTKEGSTVGTVGYMSPEQVQGFDTDHRTDLFSLGVVLYELISGQLPFKGVHETAIMYEIVNVDPQPLSAIKQEFDPELDRIILDCLQKDPDERCQSAKEISRDLRRFKLDSGRRRSSTVSAIRPIYPPAGPATGAPSTFGEAPTTIVPPKSSMPRLFLALTAALAIIALVAVLLRSNGDRGAALETVRFEFRAPEGRSLYGNVPNVPVVSPDGSKIVFYCTDSAGVPTLWVRALGVFEAQRLAGTDGATFPFWSPDSRFIGFFVASKLKKVDVAGGPPLTLCDAGDARGGTWSRNGTIVFSPTATSSLYRVPSAGGTATPLTTLNSALAETTHRWPWFLPDGIHFLYYARIGPDGDPAKDGIFVGSLEDSTRQLVMHHAGNVIYASNHLLFVRANTILAQQFHADSRAASGDPVPVAEGVGTIQAYRADLFSASETGVLTWVRGSTTLNSRLVWYDRLGHALDTVGPAVPMSNIRLSPDGSRVSMQALGGADPKIFLLDLNREVLTRLNVNDSALQSVSVWTPDGLRVAYTASMPDGSTAIRLAAADGSGNTSTLYESGTLNRPIAWTRDGRRLLFRHRENVSGSDDLPWVLSVDQRTGRGSDDRQLFSSPSDNDVQDWSEDGEWILYASLEANRRIGYLHALSTGAKWQISSRECDWPRWSRAGREISFVTTDNTLHVVPVLFHNGRPEFGRDEALGIKVRNESVFGYDFSPDGERILVIVNEAEQEGPTVRTFINWPEVVAQK, from the coding sequence ATGGGCGAGGTCTATCTCGCCGTGGACTCCAAGCTGGATCGCAAGGTCGCGCTCAAGTTCCTCCCGGCCCAGATGACCGCGCAACCGGACGCGCGCGCGCGCTTCCTGCAGGAAGCGCGCGCCGCCTCGGCGCTCAACCATCCCAACGTCTGCACCATCTATGACATCCAGGAACACGATGGGCAGATGTTCATCGTCATGGAATACGTCGAGGGGCAGACGCTGCGCGAGCGCAAGCAGCAATTCACGCTCAAGCAGGTCGTCGAAATTGGCGTGCAGGCAGCCGATGGTCTGGCCGCGGCGCATGAAAAAGGCATCGTTCATCGCGACATCAAGACCGAAAACATCATGATCCGCAAAGACGGCATCGTGCAGATCATGGATTTCGGGCTGGCCAAGCTGCATGGCGCGTCACGGCTCACCAAAGAGGGCAGCACCGTCGGCACCGTGGGCTATATGTCTCCCGAGCAAGTGCAGGGGTTCGATACCGACCACCGGACGGACCTCTTCTCGCTGGGCGTTGTGCTCTATGAATTGATCAGCGGACAACTGCCATTCAAAGGCGTGCATGAAACGGCGATCATGTATGAGATTGTGAATGTCGACCCGCAGCCGCTGTCCGCCATCAAGCAGGAGTTTGATCCCGAGCTGGATCGCATCATCCTCGATTGCCTGCAAAAGGATCCCGACGAGCGTTGCCAGTCGGCCAAGGAAATCTCGCGTGACCTGCGACGATTCAAACTGGATTCCGGCAGGCGGCGGTCCAGCACGGTCTCGGCAATCAGGCCGATCTACCCCCCCGCCGGCCCCGCCACCGGAGCGCCATCCACCTTTGGCGAAGCGCCGACAACGATCGTTCCGCCCAAGTCGTCAATGCCCCGACTCTTCTTGGCGTTGACCGCCGCGTTGGCAATCATCGCCCTCGTGGCAGTGCTCCTGAGATCGAATGGCGATCGTGGTGCCGCCCTGGAGACGGTGCGATTTGAATTCCGTGCGCCGGAGGGCAGATCGCTTTATGGCAATGTTCCCAATGTCCCGGTTGTGTCGCCGGATGGGAGCAAGATCGTCTTCTACTGCACTGACTCTGCCGGTGTGCCCACGCTTTGGGTGCGCGCGCTCGGAGTATTCGAGGCGCAGCGACTGGCCGGTACCGATGGGGCGACCTTTCCATTTTGGTCTCCTGACTCGCGTTTTATCGGGTTCTTTGTCGCAAGCAAGCTGAAGAAAGTCGATGTGGCGGGCGGACCGCCGTTGACACTCTGTGACGCCGGAGATGCCCGCGGGGGCACATGGAGTCGCAACGGCACGATCGTCTTCTCGCCCACTGCGACCTCTTCGCTATACCGGGTCCCATCCGCTGGGGGAACCGCCACTCCGCTCACGACTCTCAATTCGGCGTTGGCGGAGACCACCCACCGCTGGCCTTGGTTTCTTCCGGACGGCATCCACTTTCTGTATTATGCCCGCATTGGGCCAGACGGTGACCCGGCGAAGGACGGCATCTTCGTCGGTTCCCTCGAAGACTCCACGCGTCAGCTGGTCATGCATCACGCCGGGAATGTGATCTATGCCAGCAATCATCTGCTCTTTGTGCGTGCCAACACGATTCTCGCGCAGCAATTCCATGCGGATTCACGCGCAGCATCCGGTGACCCCGTTCCTGTTGCCGAAGGCGTGGGGACGATCCAGGCGTATCGGGCAGACTTGTTTTCTGCCTCGGAGACGGGAGTTCTCACGTGGGTTCGTGGATCCACCACTCTGAACTCCCGATTGGTTTGGTATGACCGCTTGGGGCACGCGCTGGACACCGTTGGTCCGGCAGTACCCATGAGCAATATTCGGCTTTCCCCCGACGGGAGTCGCGTCAGCATGCAAGCGCTTGGGGGCGCCGATCCGAAAATCTTCCTGCTCGACCTGAATCGTGAGGTCTTGACACGACTGAATGTTAATGACTCCGCCCTCCAGTCCGTGTCGGTCTGGACTCCAGACGGCCTTCGCGTTGCCTATACGGCCAGCATGCCCGATGGATCCACGGCTATCCGCCTGGCGGCGGCCGATGGTTCGGGGAATACATCGACGTTGTATGAATCGGGTACCCTCAATCGCCCGATCGCCTGGACCAGGGATGGCCGCCGACTGTTGTTCCGGCACAGGGAGAACGTTTCCGGAAGCGATGATCTGCCATGGGTCTTGTCGGTGGATCAGCGCACTGGAAGGGGATCGGATGACCGTCAGCTCTTCTCGTCACCCAGTGATAACGATGTCCAGGACTGGTCGGAGGACGGCGAATGGATTCTTTATGCCTCCCTGGAGGCCAATCGCCGGATTGGCTATCTGCATGCGCTGTCGACCGGCGCCAAGTGGCAGATCAGTTCACGTGAATGCGATTGGCCGCGTTGGAGTCGTGCCGGGCGTGAGATATCGTTCGTTACCACGGACAATACTCTGCATGTCGTCCCTGTACTGTTCCATAACGGGAGACCGGAGTTCGGACGGGACGAGGCATTGGGGATCAAGGTTCGAAACGAGTCCGTGTTCGGCTATGACTTTTCTCCGGATGGCGAACGAATCCTGGTCATTGTCAATGAAGCCGAACAGGAGGGTCCGACCGTCCGCACATTCATCAATTGGCCGGAGGTGGTGGCTCAGAAATGA
- a CDS encoding protein kinase, translating into MIGQTIAHYRIIEKLGQGGMGVVYRAEDTKLGRDVALKFPPPQTKQSAEEYQRLIHEAKAAAALDHPNICTIHEIGEVDGQPYIAMSFVDGMTLRDRLANGPLPAAEAVKIAMEMADGLSVAHDKGIIHRDIKPENIMINARGQVKIMDFGLAKSTRFNARITQDGITPGTAAYMSPEQAKGEGVDARSDLWSLGVVLYECLTAHLPFEGSHPAALMYAVLHEPHRAIDAYRGNLPSELTSLIDRLLRKDPVQRPVNTRAVAQELSQIRDLLDGKVSSHPGVRDPAQPSLAVLPFTNMSADAENEFFADGLTEDLITAFSRMNNLRVVARTSAFQFKGKTTDIRRVGEQLNVGTVLEGSVRKSGNRLRVTAQLINVADGFHIWSEKYDREMADVFEIQDDIARAIVDALKVKLTGQPDASLVRGGTANLEAYNLVLQGRHHWNRRTGADLLKAEDCFRRAIALDPQYALAHGVLAMTYVTMLDHTDAPREDLSAKAARAATEALRLDAECAEAYATIGLLEMDANRWGKSEAAFRRAIAINPGFVTGHQWYAALLSVLGRHEEVMRELRIALSHDPLSLIVHINLAHAYRILGRMDDYRRELEYATEIDPNFAPAHMDWIMYYELIGDYDRAILHGERLLTINPSYQRVNLWIARLRILSGDSGAARDAFARWLESLNDPERLARFRRAAAPGTLASFKTAVLAEFRAPIPTLLRFIDPLSALLMELEEWDAVFDWLEAAAKVSVYDVSVVLVDPMWERARKHPRYLAFYRSLALPQSV; encoded by the coding sequence ATGATCGGCCAGACCATTGCCCATTACCGCATTATCGAGAAGCTCGGGCAGGGCGGGATGGGCGTGGTCTATCGCGCCGAGGACACCAAACTTGGGCGCGATGTCGCGTTGAAATTCCCGCCGCCGCAGACCAAGCAGTCGGCCGAAGAGTACCAGCGTCTCATCCACGAGGCCAAGGCGGCGGCGGCATTGGATCATCCCAACATCTGCACGATCCACGAAATCGGCGAAGTTGACGGGCAGCCCTATATCGCGATGTCGTTTGTTGACGGCATGACCTTGCGCGACCGTCTGGCCAACGGCCCCCTGCCGGCGGCCGAGGCGGTCAAGATCGCGATGGAGATGGCCGACGGGCTGTCGGTTGCCCACGACAAGGGAATCATCCACCGCGACATCAAACCCGAGAACATCATGATCAACGCCCGCGGCCAGGTGAAGATCATGGACTTTGGGTTGGCCAAATCGACGCGTTTCAATGCCAGGATTACGCAGGATGGGATCACCCCCGGCACCGCCGCCTACATGTCCCCCGAACAAGCCAAGGGCGAGGGTGTCGATGCCCGCTCCGACCTCTGGTCGCTGGGCGTGGTGCTCTATGAATGCCTGACCGCGCATCTGCCGTTCGAGGGCAGCCATCCGGCCGCGCTCATGTATGCGGTTCTGCACGAGCCGCACCGGGCGATAGACGCCTACCGCGGGAACCTGCCGTCGGAACTGACCTCGCTCATCGACCGCCTGTTGCGCAAGGATCCGGTCCAGCGTCCGGTCAACACGCGGGCGGTGGCGCAGGAGTTGTCGCAGATTCGCGATCTTCTCGACGGCAAGGTCAGTTCGCACCCGGGCGTGCGCGATCCGGCCCAGCCCTCGCTGGCGGTGCTGCCCTTCACGAACATGAGCGCCGACGCCGAAAACGAGTTCTTTGCCGACGGCTTGACCGAGGATCTGATCACCGCGTTTTCGCGGATGAACAACCTGCGCGTGGTGGCGCGGACCTCGGCCTTTCAATTCAAGGGCAAGACCACCGACATTCGGCGCGTCGGCGAGCAATTGAATGTCGGCACCGTGCTCGAGGGCAGCGTGCGCAAGTCGGGCAACCGCCTGCGCGTCACCGCGCAGTTGATCAATGTCGCCGACGGCTTCCACATCTGGTCGGAGAAATACGACCGCGAGATGGCCGATGTCTTCGAGATTCAGGACGATATCGCCCGCGCCATTGTGGACGCCCTGAAGGTCAAACTCACCGGGCAGCCGGATGCGTCGCTGGTGCGCGGCGGAACGGCCAACCTGGAGGCCTACAACCTCGTCCTGCAGGGTCGCCACCACTGGAACCGCCGCACCGGCGCCGATCTGCTCAAGGCCGAGGACTGCTTCCGGCGGGCGATCGCGCTGGATCCGCAATACGCCCTGGCGCACGGCGTGCTGGCGATGACGTATGTCACCATGCTCGATCATACCGACGCGCCCCGAGAGGACCTGTCGGCGAAGGCCGCCCGCGCCGCCACGGAGGCGCTGCGATTGGACGCGGAATGCGCGGAGGCCTACGCCACCATCGGGCTGTTGGAAATGGACGCCAACCGCTGGGGAAAGTCGGAGGCGGCCTTTCGCCGGGCGATCGCCATCAATCCCGGGTTTGTCACCGGGCATCAGTGGTACGCCGCCCTGCTGTCGGTGCTCGGCCGCCACGAGGAGGTCATGCGCGAATTGCGCATCGCCCTCAGCCACGATCCGCTCTCGCTCATCGTGCACATCAATCTCGCCCACGCCTACCGCATCCTCGGTCGGATGGACGATTACCGACGTGAACTCGAGTACGCTACCGAAATCGATCCGAATTTTGCGCCGGCGCACATGGACTGGATCATGTACTACGAATTGATCGGCGACTACGACCGCGCCATCCTGCATGGGGAGCGGTTGCTGACCATCAACCCCTCCTATCAGCGCGTCAATCTCTGGATCGCCCGTTTGCGGATACTGTCAGGCGACAGCGGCGCGGCGCGCGACGCCTTCGCCCGCTGGCTGGAGTCGCTGAATGATCCGGAGCGCCTGGCGCGCTTCCGGCGGGCCGCCGCGCCCGGCACATTGGCGTCGTTCAAGACGGCCGTGCTGGCCGAATTCCGCGCGCCCATTCCGACGCTCCTGCGATTTATCGACCCGCTCAGCGCCTTGTTGATGGAACTGGAAGAGTGGGACGCCGTATTCGACTGGTTGGAGGCGGCGGCGAAGGTCTCCGTGTACGATGTCTCGGTGGTGTTGGTGGATCCCATGTGGGAGCGCGCGCGCAAACATCCTCGCTATCTCGCATTCTACCGCTCGCTCGCCCTGCCCCAGAGCGTATGA